In the genome of Arachis stenosperma cultivar V10309 chromosome 6, arast.V10309.gnm1.PFL2, whole genome shotgun sequence, the window ATATCTACCACCAAATCCTTTATCACGAACATATGCGGCAGCGGTGTGATCGTCGATGCGTTAGACGAAGGGATCTTCGTCAGGCACGCGAGGCCGTTGCAACCGTCGATGTTCATCGCGCAAGAACCACAGATCCCCTCCCGGCACGACCTGCGGAACGTGAGCGACGGGTCGATCTCGTTCTTGATCTTGATGAGGGCGTCTAGGACCATGGGCCCACACTCCTTGAGGTTGATCTCGTAGTTCTTCAGCTCCGGCTTCGACGGGCTGTCCGGGTTCCAACGGTAGATTTGGAACGTCTTCATCGTGGAGGTGCCGCGGGCCTTGGCATCGACCTGCTGGGATTCAGGCTCCGACGCGTGGGCCCGGATTAGGGCCAGCTTAGAAGCCGGGGACGATGGAACCCTAGACAGAGACCTCCTCAACAGCCCGGTTGCCATAGTTGAGAAAGGACTAGAACAGAACAATAGGGACCAAGGAGAAAGGGAAATGGGAAATGAAAATGCCACGTAGGACTTCTTTTTCCCTTAGATGAAAATGGATATTTGTGAGAGGAGCCTCAGATTTTGATAGTCTGGGTTCTTGTGTATTTATATTGCTTGATAATCGGGTATTATTTTTCGTGCCGTGGAGAATGATGTTTGGGAGCAAGGGCGGCGAAAAGGATTTTGGTGATGACGTGGCTTAACGTTGAGCGTTTGTAGAGGGTGTTGCGACGTGGTGACTGGTGAAAGCTGCACTCCTTGTGTATTTTCTGGTCGTGAATAGCTGTGTCGCGTGGTCACCATATGCAccgctttttctttttcaaaaaagaaaaaaagaattaacaaattatcaaataaaaaattttcatattttaagccTATACTttaatctttaaaatattttaattatcaaattattgcctcatatttttttttattatacaaattttagaaaattttatgaaattttaagTTGTTTTAAAATTGTAATCGACTAAATTTTTTCAACCATTCTATATGAACATAAAAAAATAGGTATAATTTGATAATAcgtgtttgattttttttttaattaatgatattgttgtaaaaattttaattataatattaaaatagtttATATTAAAACATTTGATTAtcagttaaaaaataaaaataataaactaaacATACTGTCATCACAATTAACTTCatcatatctttcttttattaacCCCACTccgaacaaaaaataaaaaagcagaaCATGAAATATATTTGTTCTAAATTCTCTTAttcagtcacaaaaaaaaaattctcttaTTCTATTATCAACAGATCGTACAAAAGAAGCATAACAAAAGCAACATATAACATtatatttattctaattttcctttaaaatatgacaaaattaaaaaaaattctcagCAAAAAAAAATGACAATTAACAATTTTCCTCCAAAACCATTTTAGCTTTCCAGATTTCACATATGTCTTGtacactttttaatttttatatggaTCAAAGGGGTATGTTTTACCGGGTTATGGGAACCAGGGGGTGAACAAGGATGTAGTGTCAGGCGTTGAAGAAATCGGACCGTACGACAAAAGTTCTGCAAAACCGAAGGTCCAATTTGGTGCAACGAAAACGGATAGTCCGTTTTGTTGCATAGTGGCCACACGTCGAGCAATTGTATTTTCCCAAACGGTGTCCCACAGACCAAAATGATGGATGCATTAAGGAGTTTCACCCACCATCTGAGTTATTTCATTCAGCCTTCATTTTCAACCTCAAAATTCCATAGTTGTGCTTCCTTTCTCTGCTGCCGGTGGGTTTGCATGGTGAAAAAGATAACAAAAtgccaaaaaaaaataaatctaaaaatgtTGATCGCTCTGAACTTCATATAATGCACTATCTTAGTCATTCTGATTATGTaagtttattttaaattttttttaatttttattattataattattattgttgaaagttagttgttgttattattattgttaatatcTAAACTTAGAATTAGGCATAGAATGGTTAGgactatttttaatatttttcattaattttttcaCGATTTCtggataaaaataattattgttaGTGTGTTAATGGTATAAACATTGTTGGACTATGTTGCAGTTTAAAAGAAAAACGCaatagtttttttaatttttttaatattttttattataattattataatgtTGGAAGAAGGgaaaatatgaaaatatgtagaaaataaattacaaaatgttAACCGAA includes:
- the LOC130936590 gene encoding succinate dehydrogenase [ubiquinone] iron-sulfur subunit 2, mitochondrial-like; translated protein: MATGLLRRSLSRVPSSPASKLALIRAHASEPESQQVDAKARGTSTMKTFQIYRWNPDSPSKPELKNYEINLKECGPMVLDALIKIKNEIDPSLTFRRSCREGICGSCAMNIDGCNGLACLTKIPSSNASTITPLPHMFVIKDLVVDMTNFYNQYKSIEPWLKRKNPPSVLGKEILQSKKDRSKLDGMYECILCACCSTSCPSYWWNPESYLGPAALLHANRWISDSRDEYTKERLEAINDEFKLYRCHTILNCARACPKGLNPGKQIQHIKSLQPKA